One window of the Papaver somniferum cultivar HN1 unplaced genomic scaffold, ASM357369v1 unplaced-scaffold_115, whole genome shotgun sequence genome contains the following:
- the LOC113329032 gene encoding protein FLX-like 1 isoform X3: MDGRNRIHLREMELGGGGGGRSPQIPLHPVENPHHHDHHLQQPDFHPHQALIEEQLHHQHREMQNLLLDNQRLAATHVALKQELSASNEEIRHISTVASQLQAVNGDLVRVRQEREEAKSIESDIDAMRLEVQKGRAAIEFEKKAHAENLEHKQVLEKNMNELTQAIEKLRSELADAEKRAQAANAASASVMVAPNPGPVYAGSYGHPQMGYVGVRPSYFDPYRCCSFQVQRNVDARFQYGSEAIAYAPYGVQQSQVYR; this comes from the exons ATGGATGGGCGAAACCGAATTCATCTCAGAGAGATGGAATTAGGCGGCGGCGGAGGAGGAAGATCACCACAAATCCCTCTTCATCCAGTCGAAAACCCTCATCACCACGACCACCACCTCCAACAACCAGATTTCCACCCACATCAAGCCCTAATTGAAGAACAACTCCACCACCAACACCGTGAAATGCAAAACCTATTATTAGACAATCAACGATTAGCAGCAACACATGTAGCACTCAAACAAGAACTCTCAGCTTCCAATGAAGAAATCCGTCACATCTCTACAGTTGCTTCTCAG TTGCAGGCTGTCAATGGTGATCTCGTTAGGGTTCGTCAAGAACGGGAAGAAGCTAAATCAATTGAGTCTGACATTGATGCCATGCGCCTTGAGGTCCAAAAGGGAAG GGCTGCTATTGAGTTTGAGAAAAAGGCACATGCTGAAAACCTTGAACATAAGCAAGTATTGGAGAAAAACATGAATGAATTGACTCAAGCAATTGAGAAACTACGTTCAGAGCTTGCTGACGCAGAGAAGAGAGCTCAAGCGGCAAATGCAGCTAGTGCTTCTGTGATGGTTGCTCCAAACCCAG GTCCTGTATATGCTGGAAGCTATGGACATCCTCAGATGGGATATGTGGGAGTCAGACCTTCATATTTTGATCCTTACAGATG TTGTTCATTTCAGGTGCAACGCAATGTTGATGCCCGGTTTCAGTATGGATCAGAAGCAATTGCATATGCTCCATATGGCGTACAACAAAGTCAAGTATATAGATGA
- the LOC113329032 gene encoding protein FLC EXPRESSOR-like isoform X1, which yields MDGRNRIHLREMELGGGGGGRSPQIPLHPVENPHHHDHHLQQPDFHPHQALIEEQLHHQHREMQNLLLDNQRLAATHVALKQELSASNEEIRHISTVASQVKADRDIEIRSLYEQSLKLESEVSSIGKFSSELAQAKVDIQKLNANKLDLTSKLQAVNGDLVRVRQEREEAKSIESDIDAMRLEVQKGRAAIEFEKKAHAENLEHKQVLEKNMNELTQAIEKLRSELADAEKRAQAANAASASVMVAPNPGPVYAGSYGHPQMGYVGVRPSYFDPYRCCSFQVQRNVDARFQYGSEAIAYAPYGVQQSQVYR from the exons ATGGATGGGCGAAACCGAATTCATCTCAGAGAGATGGAATTAGGCGGCGGCGGAGGAGGAAGATCACCACAAATCCCTCTTCATCCAGTCGAAAACCCTCATCACCACGACCACCACCTCCAACAACCAGATTTCCACCCACATCAAGCCCTAATTGAAGAACAACTCCACCACCAACACCGTGAAATGCAAAACCTATTATTAGACAATCAACGATTAGCAGCAACACATGTAGCACTCAAACAAGAACTCTCAGCTTCCAATGAAGAAATCCGTCACATCTCTACAGTTGCTTCTCAGGTGAAAGCAGATAGAGATATTGAAATCAGATCACTATATGAACAGTCATTGAAATTAGAATCGGAGGTTTCATCAATTGGGAAATTTAGTTCTGAGTTAGCTCAAGCTAAGGTTGATATACAGAAATTGAATGCTAACAAATTGGATTTAACTTCGAAGTTGCAGGCTGTCAATGGTGATCTCGTTAGGGTTCGTCAAGAACGGGAAGAAGCTAAATCAATTGAGTCTGACATTGATGCCATGCGCCTTGAGGTCCAAAAGGGAAG GGCTGCTATTGAGTTTGAGAAAAAGGCACATGCTGAAAACCTTGAACATAAGCAAGTATTGGAGAAAAACATGAATGAATTGACTCAAGCAATTGAGAAACTACGTTCAGAGCTTGCTGACGCAGAGAAGAGAGCTCAAGCGGCAAATGCAGCTAGTGCTTCTGTGATGGTTGCTCCAAACCCAG GTCCTGTATATGCTGGAAGCTATGGACATCCTCAGATGGGATATGTGGGAGTCAGACCTTCATATTTTGATCCTTACAGATG TTGTTCATTTCAGGTGCAACGCAATGTTGATGCCCGGTTTCAGTATGGATCAGAAGCAATTGCATATGCTCCATATGGCGTACAACAAAGTCAAGTATATAGATGA
- the LOC113329032 gene encoding protein FLX-like 1 isoform X4, producing MDGRNRIHLREMELGGGGGGRSPQIPLHPVENPHHHDHHLQQPDFHPHQALIEEQLHHQHREMQNLLLDNQRLAATHVALKQELSASNEEIRHISTVASQAVNGDLVRVRQEREEAKSIESDIDAMRLEVQKGRAAIEFEKKAHAENLEHKQVLEKNMNELTQAIEKLRSELADAEKRAQAANAASASVMVAPNPGPVYAGSYGHPQMGYVGVRPSYFDPYRCCSFQVQRNVDARFQYGSEAIAYAPYGVQQSQVYR from the exons ATGGATGGGCGAAACCGAATTCATCTCAGAGAGATGGAATTAGGCGGCGGCGGAGGAGGAAGATCACCACAAATCCCTCTTCATCCAGTCGAAAACCCTCATCACCACGACCACCACCTCCAACAACCAGATTTCCACCCACATCAAGCCCTAATTGAAGAACAACTCCACCACCAACACCGTGAAATGCAAAACCTATTATTAGACAATCAACGATTAGCAGCAACACATGTAGCACTCAAACAAGAACTCTCAGCTTCCAATGAAGAAATCCGTCACATCTCTACAGTTGCTTCTCAG GCTGTCAATGGTGATCTCGTTAGGGTTCGTCAAGAACGGGAAGAAGCTAAATCAATTGAGTCTGACATTGATGCCATGCGCCTTGAGGTCCAAAAGGGAAG GGCTGCTATTGAGTTTGAGAAAAAGGCACATGCTGAAAACCTTGAACATAAGCAAGTATTGGAGAAAAACATGAATGAATTGACTCAAGCAATTGAGAAACTACGTTCAGAGCTTGCTGACGCAGAGAAGAGAGCTCAAGCGGCAAATGCAGCTAGTGCTTCTGTGATGGTTGCTCCAAACCCAG GTCCTGTATATGCTGGAAGCTATGGACATCCTCAGATGGGATATGTGGGAGTCAGACCTTCATATTTTGATCCTTACAGATG TTGTTCATTTCAGGTGCAACGCAATGTTGATGCCCGGTTTCAGTATGGATCAGAAGCAATTGCATATGCTCCATATGGCGTACAACAAAGTCAAGTATATAGATGA
- the LOC113329032 gene encoding protein FLC EXPRESSOR-like isoform X2, whose product MDGRNRIHLREMELGGGGGGRSPQIPLHPVENPHHHDHHLQQPDFHPHQALIEEQLHHQHREMQNLLLDNQRLAATHVALKQELSASNEEIRHISTVASQVKADRDIEIRSLYEQSLKLESEVSSIGKFSSELAQAKVDIQKLNANKLDLTSKLQAVNGDLVRVRQEREEAKSIESDIDAMRLEVQKGRAAIEFEKKAHAENLEHKQVLEKNMNELTQAIEKLRSELADAEKRAQAANAASASVMVAPNPGPVYAGSYGHPQMGYVGVRPSYFDPYRWCNAMLMPGFSMDQKQLHMLHMAYNKVKYIDECR is encoded by the exons ATGGATGGGCGAAACCGAATTCATCTCAGAGAGATGGAATTAGGCGGCGGCGGAGGAGGAAGATCACCACAAATCCCTCTTCATCCAGTCGAAAACCCTCATCACCACGACCACCACCTCCAACAACCAGATTTCCACCCACATCAAGCCCTAATTGAAGAACAACTCCACCACCAACACCGTGAAATGCAAAACCTATTATTAGACAATCAACGATTAGCAGCAACACATGTAGCACTCAAACAAGAACTCTCAGCTTCCAATGAAGAAATCCGTCACATCTCTACAGTTGCTTCTCAGGTGAAAGCAGATAGAGATATTGAAATCAGATCACTATATGAACAGTCATTGAAATTAGAATCGGAGGTTTCATCAATTGGGAAATTTAGTTCTGAGTTAGCTCAAGCTAAGGTTGATATACAGAAATTGAATGCTAACAAATTGGATTTAACTTCGAAGTTGCAGGCTGTCAATGGTGATCTCGTTAGGGTTCGTCAAGAACGGGAAGAAGCTAAATCAATTGAGTCTGACATTGATGCCATGCGCCTTGAGGTCCAAAAGGGAAG GGCTGCTATTGAGTTTGAGAAAAAGGCACATGCTGAAAACCTTGAACATAAGCAAGTATTGGAGAAAAACATGAATGAATTGACTCAAGCAATTGAGAAACTACGTTCAGAGCTTGCTGACGCAGAGAAGAGAGCTCAAGCGGCAAATGCAGCTAGTGCTTCTGTGATGGTTGCTCCAAACCCAG GTCCTGTATATGCTGGAAGCTATGGACATCCTCAGATGGGATATGTGGGAGTCAGACCTTCATATTTTGATCCTTACAGATG GTGCAACGCAATGTTGATGCCCGGTTTCAGTATGGATCAGAAGCAATTGCATATGCTCCATATGGCGTACAACAAAGTCAAGTATATAGATGAATGCCGTTAG